One stretch of Bacteroidota bacterium DNA includes these proteins:
- a CDS encoding c-type cytochrome translates to MKHVIALFVIAVLGLTSCKEDEATTPVVSAYDKADAVKGGILYDKFWATESGYDLSDAAKISHLNKYADFYRCKQCHAWDRLGNTGSYINRGPKASTATAAGRPNIAGSLIPSQSKTAQQLFDALKSSTGRRKLSDSAAVTGYSLTSPTIGDQMPNYGTLLTDAQIWDLVKYLKEGANDVTQLYDATYTGTYPTGKATYSAIGKDGNAASGKTFYNTNCATCHGTNGTMISNLDATPGMTAGKFVRTKPNEAQHKIKFGQLGAVMKPTKITITELKDLYKALADTVAFPN, encoded by the coding sequence ATGAAACATGTAATTGCACTTTTTGTAATAGCTGTGCTTGGTTTAACATCTTGCAAAGAAGATGAAGCCACTACACCGGTAGTATCAGCATATGATAAAGCAGATGCCGTAAAAGGCGGGATACTCTACGATAAATTTTGGGCAACAGAATCCGGATACGATCTTTCCGATGCAGCAAAAATTAGTCATTTGAACAAATATGCCGACTTCTATCGCTGCAAACAATGTCACGCTTGGGATCGATTAGGTAATACCGGATCTTATATTAATCGAGGTCCAAAGGCAAGTACGGCAACTGCTGCCGGAAGACCAAATATTGCAGGTTCACTGATCCCATCACAGTCAAAAACAGCACAGCAATTATTTGATGCACTTAAAAGCAGCACAGGTAGAAGAAAACTTTCAGATTCTGCTGCTGTAACCGGATATTCTCTTACAAGCCCGACCATTGGTGATCAAATGCCCAATTATGGAACGTTATTGACCGATGCTCAGATTTGGGATCTTGTAAAATACTTAAAAGAAGGTGCTAATGATGTAACGCAATTATATGATGCAACATATACGGGCACTTATCCTACCGGAAAAGCAACGTACAGTGCTATTGGAAAAGATGGAAATGCAGCAAGCGGAAAAACATTTTACAACACAAACTGTGCAACATGCCACGGAACAAATGGAACCATGATATCAAATCTTGATGCAACTCCCGGAATGACTGCCGGTAAATTTGTCCGGACAAAACCAAATGAAGCACAACATAAAATTAAATTTGGACAATTGGGTGCAGTAATGAAACCAACAAAAATAACAATCACGGAATTGAAAGATCTTTACAAAGCTCTTGCGGATACTGTCGCATTCCCAAATTAA
- a CDS encoding OmpA family protein, producing the protein MFVYSQTAPNTVISNQANAKFQFKSFPIDSIKSNNVQFSVLESPNFEMSFSNPDSFVFNRETLIVKITYKNIGNKTADTAIVEGMLPPAGLRFVPGSTGGVISGSTVTWKVFNVLAGKSDSVKVKVVVDSTLVVNTQLNIQADLSWQNTSINSSKMFIVSSFPRLDLSLTPETNIVGSGRTLIYRILIKNTGNVPTANTVLYDTISSFGTFLNSSIAPDSIAGNKRLVKWKLGSVPAFSTKELTIGVLIEPNLIEEQITNAAFITASNFSQGDNAFTSSMIVPVIPKTIAITPEPDFIFGKLNGDSSKISVVLKDSLGQELPDGVPVQFSSTLGTFSNNSTSFSTTIMDGKAIAILRSINVDNNILRSKITVIGGHPAAKTIQDTTNVFFYPGAVTGGVVSGISRLPYKGAIARVFNASQVIVGTDTTKEDGKFFIALRKDVEKYKLEILVIDKFGDSIKTTTDIDPTKFPLPPIIIPNIISGRIEYSITGNPVPAENVTVVLDSIGPAQLIRTNRSSSARKIKNPDALIRVQEQRTDAQGRFKFENLRPAKYVISIDSAEFPNFTGFSFLSDTGSGTFTINLNLQITLDSNVVLLSTAPSVANAGDTVNVGMSIINSGTAEHHAVTVSDTLSPFAKFVSATKGNFSSVSYDSITRIVLWQRDTLKTLDNDTMNLRVVISKNIPDSTKVSNHIWFKSHIRATGSLNSTIIRSKGLVQFFNRFVVSNDTIVAGDSIQHVFKIKNVGTDSLRGLKIIDTLFSAGLSGISLAKAAHDSIRIVDSISIIYIKAIAPEKEDSVSLKLLTDFGLRKDAKILSHAYLLQGDSIVARRDTLLAVKENQNLSTFLKIVKTANKKTAEIGDVVTYQVQISNTSPQFVKTIGVYDLLPYAFQYVKNSARFNGKAIEPTINPTINQLKWNVPDTILTSKHATLVYQLAVGADALESEGVNTAYASALAGLGTLLVSDKSQWQVTVRPGVFTEKGLIIGKVFYDDNRNTFQDGGENGEKGIEIWMEDGTRIITGDDGKFSLPEVKPGQHVMRVNEVTLPKKTELLIGNNSFAKDPTSRFVRVTEGGIAKANFYLKRNVADSLVQTLSKVNKLIAVRQLKPKYLYEDTLRKLKVDTVQMYVSFTYSGNKPVASIEIIDQLSDRLHIVPNSFTYNGRTINPMVGDNIINFKLGRARDVFSGVVSYKVVATDLSHTGMLLPSTSMIKVTSMDSIVVESNKIYVENVIRDTTKNRIETSEIMISSNNPRISNHLSDSISITAGDAVFFKTSLYIDPKKKIKTVKLLDSLESAFIINERSFTVNGVPLSSKNLSVKVRSSSLSMNTREIPDDLEFIRVASVNLTDLLRSGKNEITYSATLQRANRDTMFRKYSYAIITNQFNEENIVRTNDAKIFVRAGVMSQSLPLETTYVNIPRSSLKVEEKIAEAVKLIESLKQISTKAVVMEGITFELAKATLTTESKVVLDNIARILLSNNEINMQINGYTDNTGNAASNRKMSLNRAKEVTAYLVSQGVDSKRLLPQGFGPTNPIASNKTEEGRAKNRRVEFARVK; encoded by the coding sequence ATGTTTGTATATTCACAGACTGCTCCGAATACTGTGATTTCGAACCAGGCAAACGCGAAATTCCAATTCAAATCGTTTCCGATCGATTCCATTAAATCGAACAATGTGCAATTCAGTGTTCTTGAATCTCCTAACTTTGAAATGAGCTTCAGTAATCCTGATAGTTTTGTTTTTAATCGGGAAACGTTGATTGTAAAAATCACGTACAAAAACATCGGTAATAAAACAGCCGATACGGCGATTGTTGAAGGAATGTTACCTCCGGCGGGATTGAGGTTTGTCCCTGGATCGACTGGCGGTGTCATTTCCGGAAGTACCGTTACGTGGAAAGTATTCAATGTTCTCGCCGGCAAGTCCGACTCCGTTAAAGTGAAAGTAGTAGTAGACAGCACGCTCGTTGTCAATACACAGTTGAATATCCAGGCTGATCTTAGTTGGCAGAATACGAGTATTAATTCATCGAAGATGTTTATTGTCAGCAGTTTCCCTCGTTTGGATCTTTCATTAACCCCCGAAACAAATATTGTAGGTTCTGGTAGAACGTTGATCTATCGAATTTTGATAAAGAATACAGGAAATGTTCCGACAGCGAATACAGTACTGTATGATACAATATCGTCATTTGGAACATTCCTGAATTCATCGATCGCACCGGATAGTATTGCAGGGAACAAACGGTTGGTAAAATGGAAGCTCGGTTCTGTGCCGGCATTTTCTACAAAAGAATTGACCATTGGTGTATTAATCGAACCAAATCTGATAGAAGAACAAATAACAAATGCAGCATTCATTACTGCTTCCAACTTCTCTCAGGGTGATAATGCTTTCACATCAAGTATGATAGTACCGGTAATTCCAAAAACAATTGCAATTACCCCTGAACCTGATTTTATCTTTGGGAAATTGAATGGAGACAGTTCAAAAATATCAGTTGTCTTAAAGGATTCGTTAGGTCAAGAACTTCCGGATGGTGTTCCGGTGCAGTTTTCTTCGACACTTGGCACATTCTCAAATAATAGTACGTCTTTTTCAACAACCATCATGGATGGCAAGGCTATCGCGATTCTTCGTTCTATCAACGTTGATAATAATATTTTACGATCAAAAATAACGGTGATTGGCGGGCATCCTGCGGCTAAAACAATTCAAGACACCACGAATGTGTTTTTTTATCCCGGAGCTGTTACAGGTGGTGTTGTTAGCGGAATCAGCAGATTGCCATATAAGGGGGCTATTGCACGAGTATTCAATGCATCTCAAGTAATTGTTGGTACCGATACTACAAAAGAAGATGGAAAGTTCTTTATTGCTCTTAGAAAAGATGTAGAGAAATATAAGCTGGAAATATTAGTCATTGATAAATTCGGCGATTCTATCAAAACAACTACGGATATTGATCCAACCAAATTCCCGCTGCCTCCCATTATTATTCCTAATATTATTTCGGGAAGAATTGAATATAGTATTACCGGTAATCCCGTACCGGCGGAAAATGTAACGGTGGTATTGGATTCCATTGGACCCGCACAATTAATACGGACGAATCGTTCTTCCAGTGCACGGAAAATTAAAAACCCTGACGCTTTAATACGCGTTCAGGAACAACGAACAGATGCACAAGGTAGGTTTAAATTTGAAAATTTGCGTCCGGCAAAATACGTCATTTCCATTGACAGTGCTGAATTTCCAAACTTTACCGGTTTTTCATTCCTCTCCGATACAGGATCTGGAACATTTACAATTAATCTCAATTTGCAGATAACATTAGACTCCAATGTGGTTCTCTTGTCAACTGCTCCTTCTGTTGCAAATGCGGGAGATACAGTGAATGTTGGAATGAGCATCATAAACAGCGGTACGGCTGAGCATCATGCAGTTACGGTTAGTGATACACTTTCACCATTTGCAAAATTTGTATCTGCAACCAAGGGAAATTTTTCATCTGTGTCGTACGATTCAATAACTCGGATAGTATTATGGCAGCGCGATACACTAAAAACTCTTGATAATGACACAATGAACTTACGTGTGGTCATTTCAAAAAATATTCCGGACAGTACAAAAGTATCCAATCATATATGGTTTAAGTCACATATCCGGGCAACGGGTTCCTTAAACAGTACAATAATTCGTTCAAAAGGATTGGTGCAATTCTTTAACAGATTTGTTGTCTCTAATGATACAATCGTAGCAGGCGACAGTATTCAACATGTGTTTAAGATCAAAAATGTAGGTACGGATAGTCTGCGTGGATTAAAGATTATAGATACATTGTTTTCAGCCGGTTTAAGCGGAATTTCTCTGGCAAAAGCTGCACATGATTCTATACGTATTGTTGACAGTATTTCCATCATCTATATTAAAGCAATTGCTCCGGAGAAGGAAGATTCTGTTTCTCTTAAACTACTTACTGATTTTGGATTGCGGAAAGATGCAAAAATTTTATCGCATGCATATTTACTGCAGGGTGATTCTATTGTTGCTCGAAGAGACACGTTGTTGGCAGTAAAGGAAAACCAAAATCTTTCTACGTTCCTGAAGATTGTAAAAACGGCAAACAAAAAAACTGCCGAAATTGGTGACGTTGTTACATATCAAGTACAAATCAGTAATACTAGTCCGCAATTTGTAAAAACGATCGGCGTCTACGATCTGTTGCCATATGCATTCCAGTATGTAAAGAATTCAGCACGATTTAACGGGAAGGCGATTGAGCCAACAATAAATCCGACAATTAACCAATTGAAATGGAATGTGCCCGATACAATACTAACGTCCAAACATGCAACATTGGTCTATCAGCTTGCTGTTGGAGCTGATGCGTTAGAAAGTGAAGGAGTCAATACGGCATATGCGAGTGCCCTTGCCGGTCTCGGAACATTGCTTGTCTCAGATAAATCACAATGGCAGGTTACTGTACGGCCTGGTGTGTTTACGGAAAAAGGTTTAATCATTGGGAAAGTATTTTATGATGATAATAGAAATACATTTCAAGATGGGGGAGAAAATGGTGAGAAGGGGATTGAAATATGGATGGAGGACGGAACCAGAATCATCACTGGAGATGATGGAAAATTCTCATTACCAGAGGTGAAACCCGGACAACATGTTATGCGTGTGAATGAAGTTACACTTCCGAAAAAAACAGAATTGCTTATTGGTAATAATTCTTTTGCCAAAGATCCCACATCAAGATTCGTGAGAGTTACCGAAGGAGGAATTGCCAAAGCAAACTTCTATCTGAAACGAAATGTGGCAGATTCTCTTGTCCAAACCTTATCAAAAGTCAATAAGCTCATCGCCGTTCGGCAATTGAAACCGAAGTATTTGTATGAAGATACGTTGCGAAAACTGAAAGTTGATACTGTTCAAATGTATGTCTCCTTTACGTATTCGGGAAATAAGCCGGTCGCATCGATTGAGATTATTGATCAACTATCCGATCGGCTACATATTGTCCCCAATAGTTTTACATATAATGGCAGGACAATTAATCCAATGGTTGGTGATAATATCATCAATTTCAAACTTGGACGAGCGAGAGATGTTTTCAGTGGAGTGGTTAGTTATAAGGTAGTTGCAACGGATCTCTCTCATACTGGAATGCTTCTCCCGTCGACATCAATGATAAAAGTAACATCGATGGATAGTATTGTTGTTGAGAGTAATAAGATCTATGTCGAAAACGTTATCCGCGATACTACCAAGAATAGAATTGAAACTTCCGAGATCATGATCAGCTCAAACAATCCAAGAATTTCGAATCATTTATCTGATTCGATTTCGATTACAGCAGGCGACGCAGTGTTTTTCAAGACATCATTGTATATCGATCCGAAGAAAAAAATTAAAACGGTAAAACTATTGGATTCTCTCGAATCTGCCTTTATAATTAATGAGCGTTCCTTCACTGTTAACGGTGTTCCATTATCATCGAAGAATCTTTCGGTTAAAGTCCGATCGTCTTCGCTCTCTATGAATACAAGAGAAATTCCGGATGATTTGGAATTTATTCGAGTTGCATCGGTTAATCTTACCGATCTGCTTCGTTCAGGGAAGAACGAAATAACCTATTCTGCTACGTTACAACGTGCAAATAGGGATACAATGTTTCGAAAATATTCGTATGCCATTATTACCAATCAGTTTAATGAAGAAAATATAGTGCGAACGAATGATGCGAAGATCTTTGTGAGAGCTGGTGTAATGTCCCAGTCGCTTCCGTTAGAAACAACTTATGTGAATATTCCTCGCTCTTCATTAAAAGTTGAAGAAAAGATCGCTGAAGCAGTAAAACTTATTGAATCTCTCAAACAAATATCCACAAAAGCAGTTGTGATGGAAGGGATTACGTTTGAATTAGCAAAAGCAACGCTAACGACGGAATCTAAAGTTGTGTTGGATAACATTGCCAGGATTTTGTTAAGCAATAACGAAATTAATATGCAAATCAATGGTTATACCGACAATACCGGGAATGCTGCATCAAATCGTAAAATGTCACTGAACCGTGCAAAAGAAGTGACTGCATATTTAGTCAGTCAAGGTGTTGATTCGAAAAGACTATTACCGCAGGGATTCGGTCCGACGAATCCTATTGCATCGAACAAAACAGAGGAAGGTCGAGCGAAAAATCGGCGTGTTGAGTTTGCACGGGTGAAATAA
- a CDS encoding DUF11 domain-containing protein, with amino-acid sequence MKQINKILTGFMLTASLMLVNNVAFAVGTPAGTVIQTRSTVVYTTSSGLVSDTVYSNIVSITVAHVAAVNMNPLTNASTTTSDSVFVSYPVTITNSGNGSDQFTLTSTSSRGWSRSLFYDTNGNGVLDTDEITEGGITQTSTFAADATYKIMLRVFVPRDASLNGLKDTTTVTATSVFNTTKSISAKMITTVNTVNLSGIGTGLSVLPSNPMPGDTVTYSLTLTNTGSVSATNVFLTDLINTSQFSFVSATTDQGTFSAASVPATWTVGTILSGGSVSVTIRLKILPSLSFGTVLNNTIVATYTVGGNTTMVSSNNPSAAIGAVRGVEITPTTLSIAAEREDTIVYGMRIKNTGNTSDVLELSYTSTKSLVWRLYLDSSPFGAYNSGDALLTNTNVTPNSVDVNTVTSSDTVRVLALGVVPTSVTDQDQDVTTFTVSSADQTKSQDAIATTTFNVPVLSLVRNVTPAGEVPPGEEMVFAITYQNIGHGKAYGVKFTENEPDSMTYVSNSVTIDGVAKTDSEDGDGVTVTTVSGRKVITFTLGTLNTGTSAAVIRFRALIN; translated from the coding sequence ATGAAACAGATAAATAAAATATTGACAGGGTTCATGCTGACAGCATCATTGATGTTGGTGAACAATGTGGCATTTGCCGTAGGCACTCCGGCAGGAACGGTAATTCAAACTCGTTCCACAGTAGTGTATACAACATCCTCAGGATTGGTGAGTGATACTGTCTACTCAAATATTGTCAGCATCACAGTAGCGCACGTCGCTGCGGTGAATATGAATCCGTTGACAAATGCATCAACCACCACATCGGATAGTGTATTCGTATCGTATCCTGTCACGATAACAAACTCCGGTAACGGTTCGGATCAATTTACTCTTACGAGTACTTCTTCACGAGGGTGGAGTCGATCACTATTCTATGATACAAACGGGAATGGTGTTTTGGATACCGATGAAATTACGGAAGGAGGGATTACGCAGACATCCACATTTGCTGCTGATGCAACCTACAAGATTATGTTAAGAGTTTTTGTTCCGCGGGATGCTTCATTGAATGGACTAAAAGATACTACCACAGTGACGGCAACATCCGTTTTTAATACAACGAAATCCATTTCAGCAAAAATGATTACCACGGTGAATACGGTAAATCTTTCGGGAATTGGGACTGGTCTTAGTGTACTTCCGTCAAATCCAATGCCTGGTGATACGGTTACCTATTCTTTGACATTGACAAATACTGGTAGCGTATCTGCAACGAATGTATTCCTTACAGATCTCATCAATACATCGCAATTTAGTTTTGTATCGGCAACAACTGACCAAGGAACATTCAGCGCTGCAAGCGTTCCTGCAACATGGACAGTTGGAACAATACTTTCCGGTGGAAGTGTATCAGTGACTATCCGACTTAAAATACTTCCATCGTTATCGTTTGGTACTGTTTTGAACAATACTATTGTCGCAACGTACACAGTCGGCGGAAATACAACGATGGTAAGCAGTAACAATCCATCCGCCGCAATTGGTGCAGTACGAGGAGTTGAGATAACTCCGACAACTTTATCAATTGCTGCTGAACGGGAAGATACCATTGTCTATGGAATGCGGATAAAAAATACCGGAAATACAAGCGATGTACTGGAACTATCCTACACTTCAACAAAATCGTTAGTGTGGAGGTTATATTTGGACAGCAGTCCGTTTGGAGCATACAATTCTGGAGATGCTCTATTGACAAATACCAATGTAACCCCGAATAGCGTTGACGTTAATACGGTAACTTCTTCGGATACAGTGCGAGTTCTGGCATTGGGTGTTGTGCCAACTTCCGTAACTGATCAAGATCAAGACGTTACGACCTTTACGGTATCATCTGCTGATCAAACAAAATCTCAAGATGCAATCGCTACAACTACTTTTAATGTACCGGTACTTTCATTAGTAAGAAATGTTACACCTGCTGGTGAAGTCCCTCCCGGTGAAGAAATGGTATTTGCTATCACGTATCAAAATATTGGGCATGGAAAAGCCTACGGTGTAAAATTCACCGAAAATGAACCGGACAGCATGACCTATGTTTCTAATTCCGTAACCATTGACGGCGTTGCTAAAACAGACAGCGAAGATGGTGATGGAGTAACGGTTACCACAGTATCAGGAAGAAAAGTAATTACATTTACGTTGGGAACATTAAATACCGGTACATCGGCGGCAGTGATACGATTTCGAGCATTGATCAATTAA